A part of Bubalus bubalis isolate 160015118507 breed Murrah chromosome 6, NDDB_SH_1, whole genome shotgun sequence genomic DNA contains:
- the CFAP141 gene encoding uncharacterized protein C1orf189 homolog yields the protein MSMEKIGKVEEHFQRALELKKMVHRWRNSHTHCLWQITLSQRRNPYAILRMQDTMVQELALANKQLLMVRQAALHQLFEKEHQQYQQELNEKGKAFYVERL from the exons ATGTCCATGGAAAAGATTGGAAAAGTAGAAGAG CATTTTCAAAGGGCCCTGGAACTTAAGAAGATGGTGCACAG GTGGcgaaattcacacacacactgtctgtGGCAGATAACATTAAGCCAGAGGAGAAACCCATATGCTATCCTAAGGATGCAGGACACCATGGTACAGGAGTTGGCACTGGCCAACAAGCAGTTGCTGATG GTCCGTCAAGCTGCCCTGCACCAGCTGTTTGAAAAGGAGCATCAGCAGTACCAGCAAGAACTAAATGAGAAGGGCAAAGCTTTTTACGTGGAGAGACTCTGA
- the C6H1orf43 gene encoding protein C1orf43 homolog isoform X2, giving the protein MASGSNWLSGVNVVLVMAYGSLVFVLLFIFVKRQIMRFAMKSRRGPHVPVGHNAPKDLKEEIDIRLSKVQDIKYEPQLLADDDARLLQLETQGNQNCYNYLYRMKALDAIRASEIPFHAEGRHPHSLMGKNFRSYLLDLRNTSTPFKGVRKALIDTLLDGYETARYGTGGQSTKWELSATTPVSSQRPNPVSRSLPNNHPGDIPPLQSEE; this is encoded by the exons ATGGCGTCCGGCAGTAACTGGCTGTCTGGCGTGAATGTCGTGCTGGTGATGGCCTACGGGAGCCTG GTGTTTGTACTGCTATTTATTTTTGTGAAGAGGCAAATCATGCGCTTTGCAATGAAATCTCGAAGGGGACCTCATGTCCCTGTGGGACACAATGCCCCCAAG GACTTAAAAGAGGAGATTGATATCCGACTGTCCAAGGTTCAGGATATCAAGTATGAACCTCAGCTTCTCGCAGATGATGATGCAAGACTGCTACAGCTGGAAACCCAGGGAAATCAAA ATTGCTACAACTACCTATACAGGATGAAAGCTCTGGATGCTATCCGTGCCTCTG AGATCCCATTTCATGCTGAAGGCCGACATCCCCATTCCTTAATGGGCAAGAATTTCCGCTCCTACCTGCTAGATCTTCGAAACACTAGTACTCCTTTCAAGGGTGTGCGCAAGGCCCTTATTGATACCCTGCTGGATGGCTATGAGACAGCCCGCTATGGGACAGGG GGTCAAAGCACGAAGTGGGAGCTCTCAGCGACAACACCAGTCAGCAGCCAAAGACCTAACCCAGTCTCCCGAAGTCTCCCCAACAACCATCCAGGTGACATACCTCCCCTCCAGTCAGAAGAGTAA
- the C6H1orf43 gene encoding protein C1orf43 homolog isoform X1, whose amino-acid sequence MASGSNWLSGVNVVLVMAYGSLVFVLLFIFVKRQIMRFAMKSRRGPHVPVGHNAPKDLKEEIDIRLSKVQDIKYEPQLLADDDARLLQLETQGNQNCYNYLYRMKALDAIRASEIPFHAEGRHPHSLMGKNFRSYLLDLRNTSTPFKGVRKALIDTLLDGYETARYGTGVFGLSEYLRYQEALSELATVVKARSGSSQRQHQSAAKDLTQSPEVSPTTIQVTYLPSSQKSKRAKHFLELKSFKDNYNTLESTL is encoded by the exons ATGGCGTCCGGCAGTAACTGGCTGTCTGGCGTGAATGTCGTGCTGGTGATGGCCTACGGGAGCCTG GTGTTTGTACTGCTATTTATTTTTGTGAAGAGGCAAATCATGCGCTTTGCAATGAAATCTCGAAGGGGACCTCATGTCCCTGTGGGACACAATGCCCCCAAG GACTTAAAAGAGGAGATTGATATCCGACTGTCCAAGGTTCAGGATATCAAGTATGAACCTCAGCTTCTCGCAGATGATGATGCAAGACTGCTACAGCTGGAAACCCAGGGAAATCAAA ATTGCTACAACTACCTATACAGGATGAAAGCTCTGGATGCTATCCGTGCCTCTG AGATCCCATTTCATGCTGAAGGCCGACATCCCCATTCCTTAATGGGCAAGAATTTCCGCTCCTACCTGCTAGATCTTCGAAACACTAGTACTCCTTTCAAGGGTGTGCGCAAGGCCCTTATTGATACCCTGCTGGATGGCTATGAGACAGCCCGCTATGGGACAGGG gTCTTTGGCCTGAGTGAGTACCTGCGCTATCAGGAGGCCCTGAGTGAGCTGGCCACAGT GGTCAAAGCACGAAGTGGGAGCTCTCAGCGACAACACCAGTCAGCAGCCAAAGACCTAACCCAGTCTCCCGAAGTCTCCCCAACAACCATCCAGGTGACATACCTCCCCTCCAGTCAGAAGAGTAAACGTGCCAAGCACTTCCTCGAATTGAAGAGCTTTAAGGACAACTATAACACACTGGAGAGTACTCTCTGA